Genomic window (Tamandua tetradactyla isolate mTamTet1 chromosome 3, mTamTet1.pri, whole genome shotgun sequence):
GACTACATGACACTAGCCAAAAGATGAAATGCCATATGTTCTTTGTATAAtaatgcaaaagtttttaaaggTTTTTAGAAAGTCATTTGTATCCCCAGACAGAGTAAAcctcagaaggaaatacctataTACAAAGTTCTTACTAATGAAGTCCATCTGTGCAACTGCAGCAACATGAATCTttacttctttcctccctccaacTTGGCTTAGGTAATCCACTGTCCATTTGCTTGTACATGCTCCCAAATCAAGTCCTTCCAACACAAGAGGTTTTCTCTGTAAGCAGGAAAAATATGTAACAATAAGATCAGAAGAAACCAATAATATATCAAAGCTATATTTGGCAatagagaacaaaaacaaaatatgatcCTTGATCTTAAGAAGCTCAAACTCAAAACTTCTGACAGCTCATACTGTCACTAAAACAGGAGGAAGTATgaggaaaaaaagcaagaaagcaaaGATGCAAACAAGCCAGTGGTACCATCAAcagcttcaaaataaaaaaaatttggagaTTATATAATGCATTTTCATAGTTTTTGGACAAAATTCTGTAAATGATGAAATTTGTACTTCATAATAAGATATATTCTGCTTGTAacttttaattttggcataatttcAAGCTTACACAAAAGTTGCCAGAAATAGATTTCCCATATACTCTTTACCACAATTCACCAACTGTTAATTCAACATATTGatccatttgctttatcatttgctCCTACTCTCAGGATATGTGAAGAGAGGCATATTATTatacaaaatttcatttttttctgaaccattttaGCATAAATTGCTGACATCAtgttccttatctctaaatacttgTATTTAGAGaatgtatttcctaagaacaaagatattatCTTATATAACCAGAGAATACTTATCAAAATCCCAGGAACTTTAACACTGATATAATACTACTATATAATTCACAGACCAAGTGGATTCGAATTTCACTGTTATTTCTTCTCCTGGACCAGGACGCATGTCACAATGCTTTTAGTTGCCATGTCTCTTTTAGTCCCTTTAATCTGAAatagttcctcagcctctgtcttCCACGATCTTCCCATTTTTCAAGGGTCAGTTATTCTACAGAATGCCCTTTAATTTTGTTTGAAGTTTCTTCACGATTAGATTAGATATGCATTTTTCAGAAGGAGCGCCACAAAAAGAAGGTTGTGTGCATCACACAGGTGATACATATATTGTGTCCTATTATTCGTGATAACTTTGATAGGTAACTCCTGCCAGACTCAAGTATTACCAGGAGGACAAAAATTAgcgatttttaaaaatgccatcaTTTCTTCTGTATTTGGTATTCTAATGTAAAAATAGCTCTATCTTCACTTATTTATCACTGGATTATAATCTATTGATAAACTTTAATGCTCAAATTGTCACAGATTTGGCAACAGGGGTTACATCAAACTGGTTCTTGTATCTTAACCTGAGCACTTCTTTACTTTTTGTAAGATATCATAAACTAGCACCCCATATAATTTCTCTGTCCTAGCCCTACATTCAGTCATTTCTTCAAGGAGCTCTGGTTTCTTTTAGCGGGGAATGTTTAGAAACCACTATCTAAGTAATAGGTGTGTTCATTGCTATTACAAAGTCATTACTTCTAAGTCTTCTCAGTGGAAAGTGCTAGGAAACATTGCCAGGGGAAAGTGTTTCCACgtgggtcttttttttccctttcgattttgTTATTTAGTTTTCGTTTATTGTGGTCAGAGCATTGTTCGTAATTTTCTACATTATAAAACGAGTAATACTTACTTTGTAACATAGGTCTTGCCTAGGAAGACCAAGTAATAGGACTCCTTATGCTATATATCTTACAAAGCACTTCCACATTCATCATTCAATCTTCCCAACGAAACTAATGCCCTGCAGGCATCTCATGACTAATGCATCCTAGGGGTTTGGGTGGGGAAGTAAATAAACAATCCATCTAGCACTAGTCCCCCAAATAAATGAAAGCTTGAATTCTATCTTGTACGATAACCACCAAAAGGGGGGGAAACCCCAAACAACTTCATCTCTGACTTTTGTAATATTCAGAACTGTCGATCCATGACTACCACCCTTATAGAAGTAAATATCAGGCAAGAAAATTGCTGCTGACTTTTCCTTTAAAGAGACTACTAGTAATTCTGTggattttctttctaaataccTGCTGGGCTCTTTTTTCGCAGTCCTTCTGAAACCTGAACTCTCTTGCAAAGCACTGTAagtgaacatttttttccatcctagtatttttgagttttccttttaaaaaactaAGGTTCGAATTAGACGTCGAAAAATCAAAAGACATTTTAGATTGAACTAGAACTCAGGTAGTTACAATCCAAGAAAAGTGGGAGTTTCCCAGATGATTTCCACTGTTTCCCTGTAGGCTTAGAGGAGCGAGTAAAGTGCTTATGCAAATGTCTCTTGCACTCTGCGGTCATTTTGGTCCCCAGCATTGTGGAGCTGTTTTCTCCGGAAAATTCAATAGATGAGTCCAACATTCCCCATGCGCCCTCTCTCTTGGCCGCAGAGCCAACCAGCCACCTCCTGACGCCCCCTACCCTCCTTCCAAACCCTGGGTCTCGGAAAACCAGTTCGAAGCCGCCAGGAGTGGTAAAAACCCGTCTCCTCCGATTTCACGCGGTTCCGCCCCGCGCGAGGACCTCACCTGCGGGTAAAGGTGCTGCATAAAGTGCTCCCGCGAAaccccctcaagccgtggcactGGGAGGCGCTGCCCAGCCATATTTCCTCACTGCGGACTCGCTTCCAAAGTCCCGGAACCGCATCCCATCCTGTTCCTCAGCACGCCATCCGCCCGGAAACACTATCCGGGAGAAAAGGTCCGCAAGCTCAATGGACACTAGAGAGCAGTTAGTTTCAAACGCGGGACGTAGGACCGAAAGGCCTCGCACGGGCTTTGTGACAGGAGAGTAGGGATAGGACGGCCTCACTAGAGGGCAACAGCAGACAAGCTTTATCCCCCTACTCTTTCCCCAACCTCGCTGAGGTACCTTCCCACCGACTTCTTTTAGACATTGCACTGACAAGCGCCAGGGGAAAGGTCATAAAGATGGCGCTGACTGCGCGCGTCGTAACTCGCTTGCTGTTCTTCGGGCCGCTGCCCTTCAAGGCCCCCCGACCTTGGACTCTCAGTACCGAGGTAAGGCCACACTTGGCCAGACCCTGCTGCTTCTGCTGCCGCTGCCTCGGCTCGGGAGCGGCCCTGTTTCCTCGCGGCGCTTGGGTCGAGCCGGCCTCGATACTGCATTCTCGAGGCGCCCCGCGCCGCCTGCTCAGCCCTCCAGGACTCTCCACAGCCCTCGACGCTTTTCCTGTTCCACCTCGACGCTGCTACAGCACTGAGGAGCAGCCCCAACAGCGCCCGAAAACCAAGATGATCATCCTGGGATTCTCTAACCCTGTCACCTGGGTTCGGACTCGAATTTACGCCTTCCTTATTTGGGCCTATTTCGACCGAGAATTCAGCATAGCAGAGTTTTCTGAGGGAGCAAAGCAGGTTTGTGTAGTTGCCTGATTGAACAGCCCGCCTCATGCACTCAAGTATTACACTAAGAAGTGTTGAGGTCCCACGTTATCAAACGTGGATAGTCGCCCAGACATATCCCTCCGGCCACTTCTTGACTTAAAGGAAACTGCTGATCTTCTGTACGGTCGCGAATGAGGCAGGGCTCGTTTGTGGGAACACCGACAAGTCCCCGGTGAACTTTTCCGTTCTATTTAAGGGAGACTTGAGGATAGAGCAGCGTAGTGTGGTGGAAAACACAGGTTTTTAATTACACAGAAATGTTTCGAAGCTCGTTTAAAAGCTGTATGATTATCCTTTCTGAGCATGACTTTTCCACATCGGCAAGATAATTTTTGGTCATGGAACAGTGCTTAGTACATAGTAGCCGCTTAATAAtcgttaaatgaatgaatggatattgttttgttttgttttttattgcgAGGAATAAACGagataacattttcaaagtacCACAAGGTAATATTTGGTACAAAGACAAAACTTCCTACCAGCTATTTGACAGATTTCCCTTCCATCATATTCCTTAAAGAATAACTAGTATATGAGCTGTCTTCCCCTTTACAAGACTTTCCTTGGACTGCCTGGTTCCTGGTGCACAGTATCCGACACACTGAGATCTTGACCTTTGGTGGCTCTATAGCCCTGAATTTAgcaaatatttccctcttttctAAATGGCTTAGAATACTTGCCTTACTTCTGCCACAAAATGGTCTGTTTGGGTCCTGAGATTACTTGCAGAATTTTGTGTGGACATGCATTTTTTTAGGATGAAGGGTCATCTATTGCATTCTTTTGAGTCTCTTTAGAGACTGTTTTGCACTCAGACATTTCAGAACCACTGATAAACAATAGAAGTCATAGCTATTTCTTAGTTCATATGTCCATATACCTTAGAATTATTCTGAGTATAGTCGTTATGCATTATTCTTGAATAATGACATTGATTACATTTTTACTCCTAATTTATTTCAGTCTACAGTCAcagccatttatatttattttgggaCTCATCAGttataaattaaatgtttttaactATGTAATCAATGTCAGTATTAACTTTTGCTTCCCTGAATCAATTCTTGGCTGCTTTatgtatttaacaaaataaaaaagcaagggGCAAACCTGATTAATGTGTCTAGCTCAGCATCAGTGCTCAAAATCTTCTGTCTGTGCATAGCTATTAATTCATGCTAAATTGGCATGATCTTATTATTCTGCATGATGCCCACTGATGCCCACAGAGAGGTTTGGGGCACTGTTTAGTCACTCTCGTCCTGATGGTCCTCCAGCAGGTAATTATTTCAGCCTCCCCTCAGCTAATATGTAAACAGTTTTGCCTTTCTGAGTCAATTTTTGTGCATTTTGACTTTGAAAAAGAACATCTGGGTCATCCATGACAAATATTAGCAATTCCTGTAAACCAGTGGGTTACTGAGTAGAACATTTAGATTTAGAAAATCAGTTCTCCAAAACCTGAGTTTTATGAGGACATGGCCCAAAAGTCCTTATCCCACTAGTTCTCATGATGCATTTGGACCCTTTTTTGGGTGTAATTTCAGGGTTTGGGAATAGTCTGGTAAGAAAACACCAGCTAGTGCATCTACTCTCATTGAACTccatttccctttgttttcttagGCTACTGTCCCAGCAATTAGATATTATCTTGGATTGTGAAGATAATTAGatcatgggtttttttgtttgtttgtttgtttttcagtgcATGATCTGgtaattgaaccggggtctcctgcatgtaaggcgagcattctaccactgaaccatttgtgccttcccttttttttccagTCATAGAACATGGAAAGGGACCTTAGGGCTCCTCATTTTAGTCTAATCCCACTTTACACGTGACAAAACCAAGTTCCAAAAAGGTGAAACCATTGGGTCAAGGATGCATAATGAGTAAATTATGAAGCATGCTGCTGAATCACTGGAGACCGAGATGGTGAAATACAATCTAAGCAAGTTTCTGTTCTTATGTAAGCCAGTGCTGGGCAGGCCTTAAAGAGCTTTATTAGCCCCGTAGACCCCCCCACCTTTCCACTGATAAGTGCATATAACGTATCCCCCTATTATTGCCATCAAATCATATACTATTTGTTTTCTCATATCATGCTTGCATTTTACCCCATTTTAGCCTTTTCTACAAAAACTCCTGTGAATATTCCTGttatcaaggtgtcatcaagacaGCCTCCTGTCCGTTCAATATTATAGGATAATTTGCTCCAATGTGAGCTCCCTTAGCCACACAAACTAGAGTCTCACGATTGGGTTTCATTATGATGGTTATGGTCTTTGTTTCCTTTGCGCAGATGATCACCTGTCTTCCACATGTGAAGGCTGATCTAAACATAGTGGTTCTAAACCCTGATTGCCTCAAAATGTTTGCAAGGGGTCCGTGAATCCATTTGGATGTATGTATTCTCTCAGCATTCAACTCCATTATGTAATGTCTGCTCTCTGATGGGCCTGCTGGCACCCCCTTCCTCCTGCCAGTTCTTCAGGCTTCAGCTTACATGTTACTTCTTGTAAGAAGCCCTCTCTGCCCGCCAAGattgagttaggtagcttttcagTATCCTTCCATACCATTCTGTTTTTACCTCTGTCGTAATTCTTCCACTGTACAGTTTGTCTCCCTTTCTGTGCAGACAGTGCTCCTTGCAGTTGGTTGAGTCTTACACAATTTCATTTCTCACTGCTAAGAATAGCAATGTACGCATGTGGAAAGGtcatatgaagaaagaaaaatgtcatgtAATTATATGTGCTAAAAAGAAATGTTCTCCCTGTCAGTGCTGCCAAATATGGATTCTTTAGTTTTCACAGCTTTCCCAACCTGTCAAATGTGTGGGCATTCCTAAGAATTGCTTGGAAACCAGCTAAAACCAGGGAGTTATAGTGATTTGGCCTATACTGTTGAGGGAGTTTCcttcctctgtccctccctccctccctccgtccctccctccctccctttcttctctccctccttccctccttcactCCCTATCTCTTCCTCCCTTTGTTTTggcccctatttttttttttttgatgtaatGTGTTCAGGTGATAGAGGAGAATAATGAACCTCCATCAACTCATTATCTAACTTCAATAACTGTCACATGTGGCCAGTCTTTCATCTACACCCTGACCTACTTCCCGCCAACCTCTGATATTTTACAGAAGCAAATCCAAGATACTAGATCTTTTTATCCATAGATGCTTTATTATGAATCACAATAAAGAAAGAACTCTCTAAAAAACATAGCTACAATGTCCTTATAAtctcaaaaataataaattctttaataacactaaatatctAATCAAGGATTGTATCCCTAATTGTCTCAAAATCATgaatgtcactttttttttttttacatttgtttgaaTCCTCAGGGATTCCCCTCCCTTAACTTATTCCTAATATTGTTATTATAATATTTGACATTGTTTATCACCTTTATTGCCATTTAAGTATTAACATTGTACATTGTATggtgttttgcatgatttttaaaaataataacgctccttttcattatttttttaaggcTTTTGCTCATGTATCTAAGTTACTCTCACAGTGTAAATTTGATCTACTGGAAGAACTTGTGGCCAAAGAGGTatacttttagttctttttttaaataaataagtattctTTTGCAGTAGATATGTCATTATActtatttattcttaaaaatagtGTGTCTGCTATCATCCAATATGCAGTCCTTCTGTCTATCCATATGGGTACTTTGGGTCATATAAAAGCATGATTGACTCCTACAACTTAAGGAATAAATAAgttgatatgttgtttttcagTTGCTCTTGTATAGAATGTTCTGTCAGGAATGAACTAGTTAAATAATTAGATGTCTTCCAGCTTTAACTTTTGAAGAAATTCCTGTTAACCTTGCTTTTGAGGATGTGTATATATggtagtaaatttaaaaataaattcagaaaaattcaTTCCATGATAAACACtacttttggaaaatattttaaaaattgagagggTGAACTAATCGTTTGTTTTTTCCAAACATAGGTGCTACATGTATTGAAAGAAAAGGTTAATTCATTGCCTGACAGCCACAAAAATGCCCTTGCTGCTGACATAGATGAAATTGTGTATACATCAACAGGCAACATCTCTATTTACTATGATGAGAAAGGTAAAGCTAGAGCATAGTGAACTTTAAATGATCTATAATTTTCAGATAAGCTAAAGTGGGAGATAATCATGAAACAGTGGGGTTTTATCCATACAAGTGGATAGTTACAAAATGTCACAAGTGGATATTTACAAAACgtcaaagaaaataataactaaaGACCTGACTCTGGAAGAGTTGAAATATACTGATAATTCTTTATACCCTTCACCTTAGAACTTTTCCCAACTAATACTTCATTCATAGGAGAGAGAACATTATCATAGGTTTATGAAAGTAACCTGTTTAGGGCTAGCTGCTCCCTCTCaagtgaaaatatttgtatttctgaTATCCTAACTTGAAGGAAATAATCTAgcattttaaattcaaagaaaatgaaaataaataatatcagttAAAAACTGATTCAGAAGTAAGATTAACTGCAGAACTTCCAAATTGG
Coding sequences:
- the MAIP1 gene encoding m-AAA protease-interacting protein 1, mitochondrial, with protein sequence MALTARVVTRLLFFGPLPFKAPRPWTLSTEVRPHLARPCCFCCRCLGSGAALFPRGAWVEPASILHSRGAPRRLLSPPGLSTALDAFPVPPRRCYSTEEQPQQRPKTKMIILGFSNPVTWVRTRIYAFLIWAYFDREFSIAEFSEGAKQAFAHVSKLLSQCKFDLLEELVAKEVLHVLKEKVNSLPDSHKNALAADIDEIVYTSTGNISIYYDEKGRKFVSILMCFWYLTSANIPGETLSGASVIQVKLGDQNVKTKQLLSASYEFQREFTKGVKPDWTIARIEHTKLLE